The genomic interval TTCAAAAACAGACTATGATAATATGAATTCATAAAAGGTCTGActgatgaaattttattatataaaaaaataatgtaatgttAGTGACTAGCACTATTCACCTAAtaaaacaatgtatatattgCAGTTTTCAAATGCAACCCCTGATTTTATCGTACAAGACTTCCTCAACTAAGTAACAGTTTCTAAAAGAATGATAAAATCTGCAAAACTTTTTCAAGAACACGATTATTCTATATTCTTTTAGATGGACATAGTGTTTTTTACAtagataatttgaaaataaaagttttataaaagtaAACTAGAAAGATTATATACTGAAAAACCTGAACAACTTGAAAGAACGTGATTTTATTTGTGTCCaattagcctggctccctggctgcattgttatttctttatataaatactgcaaacattttataagaaaatctgAAGCCTctaaaaaagcacatttttatctgatggctaaaccatacctatgttcggagccagggacAAAAAAagaatgtcaatgtagaaacaaactGCTGGAGTAACTTTCACTGTTAATTAAGAAAACTTAtgtatatgagaaatatgacagaacacaGGGACAGGAGACAGTCTAGTGCCAAATTTGAAACCTACCAGTTAATGAAGTCCACAGACATGACAAACTGCATAGAGAAGATTATTTTTACTCTGTAATTTGCacataaattgcaaaataatttgaacagatTTGCAATTTCTATGAAAATACTTTGATAAAAATGTCTCCTCTCCTGCGCTTGAAAAGTCTTGTATTTTCTATAATTAAGTGCCAACAGAAAGTCTTGTACATGTAGTTCAAATGCATATACAATTTGTATAGAAAACACAATTTTGTCATTTATGATATGTCAAACATATAGAAAAGGATTTCTATATATTTATGAACACATAGTTTGTTCCTGAACATATATAAAATGGAATGTTTGATCAGTtgatgaatgttttagatgggaATAATGCAGCCATATTTCACTGACATTAAGCAATACATATTTCACAAGAACAAAACACAATACATAAAAGAATATTTCCTTAAACACATAAAAAGAATCCATTCTTAGGTCAGTAACAAAACAAGAACAGAAAAGGAATgctgtatatacatgtaagttaTCTTTAACAATTATGGCAGTAAAACATTCTACACTGTGGTAAAATCTGAGACATTAgtaaaatctaaaccaaaaataAACGAGTCATAAAACCAAAAACAGAGTACCTGTACCCTTTTTTAAGTTCTAAAACTATGAAATTTGATGGATGTAGGAGTAATAAAACTGTATGAAGAATCAATTTTTACCACAGGAAtgctacaaaaatatatttagtatagAATATTAAATATTACTCTAGACCTAAAAAATAGGTATATGCTACCTGGGAGTGAATCGACTCATATAATATGTACACTTGGCACAGTAATTTTGCCCTATTTCCACCCCTTGTTTATGACACAGTGTACAAGCCCCTTCCCCTATCACCTCTACAGGTGAGTCACTTGTTGAACTGTcagtttcttcattttttctaTATGAGATCTGTGATGTTACTTTATCATCACCTTGGTACCCAGCGTATGTCATTTGGTTCCCATTACCCATAATGCCAAAGCTGCCGTCTGCTGCAGAAACTAGACAAATATCTTCTGAAAATGTCACAGACTTGCGTGGTTTGTTTAACCTGTCACTATTCTTTCCCTTTTTAGCAAGAACAGATTTGGGTCTTTGTGGCTGCTGGGCCAGAGATTCAGATTCTGATTTACTTCGTTGTCTTTGCAATGTTACACGCGAAGTTCCATTAGGATCCACTGGAACACTATTTACTGGTCCCAACTGTGAATGTGAATTACTGTTTACATTCTGAACACAATTAACTGATTGATTGTCTGTTTTAGAATCACTAGAAACTGTTGCAGATTCGAACCTTGACGTCAAAGCACGTACACTTACTGGCCTGTGTTCATCACCTTCATTGGAGTCGGGACACAGCACCTGGGGTGTCAGTGGTCTTTGTGGTATATTCACTGGTTCCTCACACAATTTCCGCAAATCTGGCTGGCTCTGTAATGAAATGGAAGAGCAAAATTAAAACAACATTCTATTGTGTCAATCTGCAGATttacaaaagtgaaaatattCCTGTAATTTATGCTAATGGAGAGAgagaaaaaacttttaacaaatgtGCTAAAAATGAAACTCCAATTAGATTTAATATCCTGAGAAAATTTATCAAGACTGAAAAATAACAATTCTTTATCAGAAAAAGTTTATTACAGTTATTAAAATTTTGAActataaacattaacaaaatgattttttgcATTTAGTATCAAAggaaagaaagaaataagtagCACTTCCTGTATCTACATGTAGCTATTGTCAACTACCCAAAACAGCCAGTGAGCATGGTATAAAGCAAAACAAGTTATCTGGTAACTATGTCACAAATCCCTGTGATAGTATCCAAGCAACCAAAATATATATGTCACATAGCAGCAGATCTATGTAACAAAGTCTGGTGAAAGTACCGTGGCAACCAAGGATGTGTCTCACAGTGGCAGACCTATGTAAAAAGTCTGGAGAAAGCACCATAGCAACCTGAATATGTGTCACATAGCTGCAGAACTATGTGACAAAGCCCGGGGATAGTCATCTGACAACTTGAGCAACCCATGCTATTAATAAACTGATAAAATTCTTGATGTACGGTTAAGTGGTCCAATACTAAACCATGTCTGTCCATGAAACAGCTTAGAATCAAGACATTTCATCTAATGCAAACATTGGTTATTATTACAAGCATAAACTGATGGAGCTTCTGTGACAGACATGACCACCCGGTTGTGTAGCGTGCAGTATTACCAGTTCTCAGACCCACTGACCCATGTTATACAGTGCAAGCAGACAGCTAGAGCAAATACGTACTTTAGTAAATTAAGAAAAACATCTGTACTTGTGCTattgttttaaagcttttttaGGAAAGAAGAAGTTCAgcttttttttgtgaaaacagCTAGCATACTACAATTTAAGACTTGGACAAAGCATAGCCAAGCAGTCAAGGAAACGTGTCTACATGCAGTCGTATCCTAATGAAATGAATTCATGAACAACCTCAAAATAGAACAACTTGACATTAAAGTGAAGTAATATATGCATGTACATCAGATATTAATAAGCATTTTGTACTTTTGTCTGCATGCTTAAATCATCATGTCATGTAAAGATGTTATGTATTATTTCTCGTCTTGTATACACCTAAACAACTGTTAAGTTTCCACTTAATAAAAGGtacattctgttctgttctgatcaAGTGCAGTGATACCAACTTCCAAGCATGTTTTTAgctcaaaagaaaataaacaaatcaaaaactCTAAACAAATCTATGACAAGCTATATCCTAAGAACACCCCACTTCAAAATGTGTAGCACAATTTGCCACGTGTTTAAGTGCATTCATATATCTAACTATGAACTCTGCAATAAAAAATTCTAATAAATGAAACATCTAAAGCAGTTTTGTACCCCACACAGCACACAATGTCCATATACTTACTGCGCCATTGTGTTTTGAGTTCATTAACCCGCCCTTACTGCCCAACTTACGCTCATCTAAAATGTgaattatattacaaaaataactttcaaagttTTAAGCTAAAGTTCTGTATTAAATGAAGCACAAACAcgatattttatcaatttcaaaatCAGCAACCTGcaaatttatacaaaaacaaattcCCATAAAATTACCatgaacaaattaaaaaaaaattatgtcaggTGAAAATTGTTTAGCATAACAGCATTTTGCTTTGCTTGAATGCATGAATAAATTCTATCACTTAATTTTATTTGGAAACCCTTCAGTTTAGTTTTGTTACTTTACTTGCTACAAGATATGATAGAGTCAATTAAGAAATGTTTTCACTTTAtgatttcattaagtttgggtgGCACTGCAACTTTGAAACAAATCCTAACTTTAAGGATGATAAACCTTAAAAATTTAACTTTTCttcaaaaacaaacttaaaatgttgGCCGCAAATTATCTTATTTCTAGGCAGAGTAGGTTTTTATTTGCAAATCACCCAACAAAGAGTTTGTTGTATAAACATTTCAAAGTCCTGctaaaaaacttatttaaaagCTTTAAGTAAAATTTAAACAGTGACTTTAAGTGCAAGATCACTCTAAAGATGACCCGAAAATGTAAACATCTATACAATCTACCATAATAACCTTCTCCACGTAATTTTATCACCATAATCGCTTTCGGGTTTAAATATAGGCTTAAGTACTGAGGATATTTACTCTAGTCTTCTTATGTTCCTTATAGTAAACTGTTGATGTGTGCAAAATAAGCTGTAGTAAGTGAATCAGCAATTTTGTTCATTTCTGCGGAGGTAAAAAATAACCCTCCAGTAAATGATATTCATCATTGCGCTGTTGATTTTGAATATTGAATTTGTAGTCAATAGACTCCATTATATTGTATGCTCGCGTTGAGATTTTGAGAGACGACTTGACAACttaattattattcaattttcagtcaatatcttCCAATTAATTGATTCATCTCAAAAGGTGTTTCGGTAACAGTTAAAATCACATAATGCAACAAGAGTTTAGATTGTACAGACTATTTCCGTTGAAAGTGTAccattaagaaaacaaaaaaacaaaacttcattagTTGCCTATTCTAACAAAACTTAAAATGAGTCTATGAATTCTTTTCTACTTTCTGAgatgcttttgttaaatattaaatgaatggCTAATCTACGCTTTTAAAAATGACACCACCGTGGTTATTTAGAAATTTAATGACTAAAAAGGCTTTTATTATGCATCATTATCATTAGTACCTGCTCTAGGTTGTGTAAATAAATAGGTTGATGGCCTAGCAGGATGTGAAAAAGAAGCACTGCGATCTAGCTGTCTGCGTGTCTCCCTTGACCGGTAGCGGTCTGAACTGCCAAACTGTGCAGCCGAGGCTACCGGCTCACAGAGATCTGCACATTTGACTGGTAGTTGCATGGAGTAAGCAGTTTGAATTGCAGCTGACGAGGCAAAAGGCTTGCTAGTGGGTACTTTACCAGTTCTTACATGGCTGGGCAAAGTGCCATATAAGCCAGGTCTAACTACAGGTGGATTTTTGAAGAAATCACCATTATTGTTATCACTGGCAATGCTCTGGTAGTTTCGGTAACCATGCTCACTGTTGGTAGTCTGACTGGTTGACATTAACGAGACTGGTTCTCTTGTAGATACAGGAAGTGCCACTGATCTTGAATGGTAACAAACCTCAGTATGCTGTGACTGGTTCCCTATTTTTGGTGGTACAACAGGAATTTGTTTAATACCATGATTTTGACCAAAGTTCGTCCCTGAAGACTGGCCAGTGATGTTTCTACTGACACCATCATAGGTATTGTTTGACACAAACTGTCCTTGATGATGGGGATAATTTGGATAATCACTAGGACTGGTCTCATTCACAGGAGTCCTAGCTCCAGAATTAGTCCGACTGTGATTGCCACACTGTCGTCTCTGATTTTCTAAAAAGTCATGATAAACTTCTGCTTCATGTTTCTGATTATTGCACTGGCGGACATGTTCTTGAGATTTCTGGGTCTTCCGTCGTGGAAGTGTCCCATAGAGATCAGCATTGTTTGTATTTGTGTCAGGAATGTTTGTCTCGAAACTCCTGTCCTTGTATGCATTGTGATACTCCGCAGGAGGCATGTGGGGCTCCACAGGAGGAACTCGTTCACTTGTTGAGGGTCTCATCACTTTATCAAAGACAGGTGTCGCACTACGACCGGAGCTGCTCAGACTGTCCATAGAGTTCTGGGAGCTAGACCTAGAAGGTGGCTTACTTCCATTGCTCTGACTTTGTAAGTGAGACTGTGATTTTTGTTGACCAAAATATCCACTGCGACTTCTACAgaaaaaattataacaaacatCTTAAAACCATTCAGACCAATTTACAGTATCATATGACTTCAGATAAACATTACAAGTAAACTGAACTAaacttcaaataaatatataaactttacTAATTCAGATTATAAATTCAACTTTTAATTtactaaatttatattttcaagtacCAAATAAACAAGTATAATTAGCTATTTAATATGAAGGTCTGTTAGAGTTTGTCAGGATTTTATACCTGTAGTCTGGATTGATTCCACTATCACTGCTATTGGAGGATGTGTTTGATTCTTGACGAGCCATCAGTCTTTTCTGCAGACTGCGAAACTTGATCACACAAGAGTTCGATTTCTTCTGAGCTGTGATATACAGTGATTGTCCCAAGTTTGGCATCTTCATGGCAGTTTTTAGGTGGTCTATCGCCTGTTGACAGAACCCTAGAGCACTGCCGTATTGTTCCGAAGTCTCGGCAAGGACACAGCTATCCATAAAGTCTTCTGCCTTCTGGCACAGGGCTATAAACTGCTCGTTACCTGCAGAAAAAAAtgtcttacagatttttttcaaattaacaataaaaaaaacacagaCAAGAACTATATAATTTCTTCTCTCTCTTTTTTAAATCAATGGGATTTAATGAGGCTGGCAAACTATTATTTGTATAAACTTGAATAATTGTGGCAATAATACTTAATAACAAAATCGTTTAAATTCAGCCTTAAAGGTAATGTATGAGCAAGTACCTTCACGAAATGAAGACGGGAGCTTGCTGACTGGCTGGCTGACTGTATCGGGAACATTCTGTGGCATACCTGAAATTTGTTACAAGTTCATTAAAATCAATCAGTTTCATTAAAACATATCACCAAAgaacttgtttttttctttttaattttgccttTCTTTAATAGCCAAGACTCAATTATGGTAATTTAAACATTTCGACTTTCTATAATATCTTCAGTTTTCCATGGAAACCAAATATTAGTCAAACTATACACATTCTTACCATATGCATCACTAAGGTAAATGTATGGCGTGACAATCTCCTTGGAATAGAGATTCACCCTAGTCATTGTGACTTTCGTATAAACACAATAACAATCCCAAAATAACAAATGCCACAACAATCACTAAATAACTATCAATTGTATTCCTTGTTACATTATCTCCCTGTTGTTTGAAATTTATTCTTCTTTTAAGTCGCCTTTACAGCTTCTTATTCAATGTATAGAcacatttcatgaaatattgccaGATCGCATGATCACAACATTCAACGAAATAAGAATCAGTCCAGATAATCTTGATCGGACAAaccaaaaacatatttaaacaaattgCTACTAAGTAGTTGCTAATTATTAAGGTATTGTACGACTTGATAAGTTTCACGCCTCCATGTACATTCCTCGTGTTCACATGCATTATGGGACACAACAGAGACGGTAGAAAAAATGCAACCTATGACCTTGAAGACAATGGTACGTAAGAAAATAAGAACAATAGAGTAAGCTAGCATGATCAATGATTATTACAAATATAAGagaattaacatttatgtatGATTATGCAAATGTTTATGTATAATTATAGACTGATTGCGTATTATTACACAGATGTTACAGTTTGGCGTGGTTCTTTGTCTTGTCTAaacaataaaatgcaataaatgaaCTGCATGATTTAGTATAAGCATGGTATGCAGATTTGTTTTAGAGCTGAAACAGCTTATACATTATTCAAATACAAACATTGATCATTTTGACTTGTTTCCACCGAAGTCACATATCCTGTATGACTCGAGGTCAAGAACTTATTATTTCAAACTAATGGTCAACAAATTGTAAAATAAGTTTTTAAGTTAACTGTATTAACAAAATTTGGCAACAACTACAATAATTTTATAGAATACCCTTTTTCATAATTTCTGATAgtgtttgttatttttcattaaagaTAAATATCTATTTCACCTTGGCCAGGTATACTGGTTAGTATATACAAACAGGACTCATTTAAGcataaaataataatgtaatataagGTATAAATCCCTACACCTCAGGTGACACTTGGGACATTTTATAACCACAACTATTTCTATCATGACTATTAAACACTGATCATCCTTAATATTCAATAGCATGATAATAATGTTACCCTAAATATACCAGGTTGTGCCAACAATATAcctgtaaatattgtaaaattatttcaatgaaTGAAATGGGCAGATTAATTCCTTTAACTGATACTATAAATTTTTGTGTTAGTGCAAAATCGTTTTATCTCTTTATCAATTTATATGCCCTTACAACAGCTTTTGGCCATAGTATTTCAAAATGCTTCATGCTATTCAATTCTTAAACAggtgaaattaaaatttttaaactgaaacatATCTTTCAAAAGATGATCcatcccaaattttttaaaatattcagctATGCAGTCATGTTTAGGAGATGGCCAATCAGTAACATAGCTAAAACATTATAGAAGATAGTTTCAACAAATTGATGACACTTCTGATTTTTTGTAATAAACTCAAtcattatttttcaacttttccacAGCTATTAGTTTCAGATAATTAGCTGTAAGATAATTATTCATTATGTTTCGTCTGAAAGGAAAAAATCCTGGTCTAGTTGATTTAATTTCCCTCATTTTCTTAATGaagtaaaagagaaaaaaaactatcCTTTAGAATAATCTAAAACTGGAAATCATTAACATacctttatcattatttctttctgAAATATGCGGCCCTTGACTTTGTTGCAGAGGCCCTTGACCTTGGTGTGGATGACCTTGAGGAAGTTTAGGGGGCACTTGGGGTGGAAGACCTGCTTTACTCCTGCCACTCAAAGCGTCTATTAGGTGTTGATCTCTCTCAGCTTTTGGTAATGTCATGATATCCTTCGAACCTGACTTTGGGTAGTTTGGATTCATCTGCTGGCAATGTCCAACAGTCTGATTCTGTCCATAATACTCATTTGAATTCATTACTAATGATTTGAGATCCTTTTCTTGTGTGTATTCAAGGCCATTCATCCCTGAACCATTGTCCATAAGTTTTCTCATGTTTTCTGCAATGTTCTGCTGATTGATTGTCTTAGGTGGAATCATACTGCGAGATAGAAAATACTGTTCATACGGATTCATGGTGATACTACCGGTAGAGCTTGAACTGTTTCTGTCACTGCTGGCATACCCCGAATCTTTGTGGGAATCCAGGGAGGCAGCATCAAAAGGAATTTCTGTCGACAGGTTATCCTTAGGGGTCACGCCACGCCCTCTGTTATAGGTATCAGACTCTATACTGCTTGTACTGGCTTGGCTCACACAGGAACCTGACCGTTGCAGCTTCTGTGCACTGAGAACACTTTCAACCATCCTCGGGTCTATGTAGTACCTCTCTTCTGAATATCCCTCATCTCCTTGCTTCTTGTCTGGAACAGGAGGAGGTTTGTCTGAATTTGAATTCTTAGAACTTTTATCTTTCTTACTCTTTGTTTTCTTTTCGTCTTTCTTTTGTTTACTTTCATCTTTCTTTTTATCATCCTTGTCCTTTTTCTTACTTTTAGTTTTTTGTTCTTTAGGTTTATCTGTGAGAGTGTCCTGACTGGCAGTTGACATCTGCCTGGTGTGTGAATCAATCTCTGAGACTGGGCATTCAACAACAGTTCCTGAACTCAAAATACTGCTGCTTGAACTCTGACGAGAATGCATGTCATTTTCGACAATATTCTGGTATGTGAGACAGTTTTGGTAGCCTGCATGTACAGGATGGTTAGAGTGAATGGTGTATGGTGGTGGAGGGCCTTCATATGAATATTGCTGATGCGGAGCTGCCATTTGCTGAGATCCTGCTCGGGGTTGAGTATGTGACATCGATGttaatgatgaagatgatgatgacgatggCATTGATGAATTACTATTGCTGTTTGGTAAATTGCCCGATTTCTTACTCCTTGGAAGTGTTGCCAGCCCAGACTGAACTGGTGTATGTGCACGTGTTACAGAATCCTTATTGTCGTACAGTGGAGCACTGGTTGGGAGAGGTTTAACCACTTTATGAGAACTGTTACTTCTGTCTGTCATGTTAGACATATTCTCCTCTACACTCTGAGATCTAGTTTGCACATTTTTAGGTTTCACTGGAAGTGCTGGTTTACTATTAGAGACATGGGGCCCATTTGTTGTTTCACTGATTGAAGAGTTCATATCAGATTCAGAAGACTGTGACGATCTTCTTGAACCATCAACGTGATACCGAATAACATCACCTGCAACTTTCCCTTTCCCTTTTTTGAAACTGTCTTTTCTTTGTTGTTCAGCTGTCCGAGAGAAATTCTGAGTCAAAGGAAGTTTATGTGGATCACTGACATTTATTGCAGGTCTCCGATACTGATCACTGTTTGACAAAGTGTAATTGTAACTATCAGAATCCTCAGGTCCATCAGGAATGTCGGCAAGGTAACCAACAGAATTCTGCTTCACATACCCAGGTCTTGGGTCACACTGACTTATATCTTTCTGAGAATTCATTATCTTGTTATTGTTATGAGGCACAGCATATATCgcttcttctttatttttctgtcTAGTCACTGCCAACATAAAACTTGACTGACGACGATTCTCAAAACTTGATGTCCTTTCAAGTGGCTCTTTCTCTGACTGGTTGCTATCTGTTCTGTTAAAACCTGGAGTTCCAGATCTTCTTGAATTCTGAGAATCAGTCTGGGCTTTTTCAGGTAAATTTGGTTGTCCTTTGTTATCTTCCTGACCTGTTGATGAATcaacaaaattgatatatttatgtgtcaataactttaaaatgataaaacatcacATTCACAGGTGTTGAGCTCTGTCATTTATCtccacaaaacaatattatactcACAGCTATATCACACCTGAAGTGTGAAACAGATTGTAGATAGTCTGACAGCAAAGCAGTATGATAGTCATTAACTAGTCACATCAAACAAGATTTATAGTCAATCATGAAACACACAACAAAGAACAAATGATTCTGTTTGTTCAATACCTAAAATGACTTGTAATGACAAATGATAcacttttatgtataaaataatttacaGTTCAATATCGATTGTGTAGGAGTTCTATAAAATGAGATATGTTTTACATAGTGAATTTATCACTTGCAACTTCCTACATATGAATTTCAAAATGTTGAGTAATCTTATAAATAAACTAAACTCACCTTTTCCTGGTGTCATAGAGTatccaggggccataacccttGTACTTGGTGCAGTCTCAGTAGGAACAGGCTGAGCATTCTGGTTTGTGTAAATTAACAGAAGAGGCTGGTATCTACTTTTAACAATACGTTCTACAACTTGCTCCCATCTTTTTCCAACCTGAAAGTACACAAGGTAATTCATAAATTACCACAGtttaaatcaagtttttttttgcaagaactGAAGTTGATTTATATGATTTCTACTGCTAAGTTCTGTGACATATATCCTTTGTTCCATATCAGATGTTCATGGCACAAAcgattttattatcaaatcttTATTCCCACTTATTTCTTACACCAGACAACATTTCAAAAGCTGCTTAAACAGATATATGTGTACCTAAGAAGGTTTTAAAATATACCTAATAGATAGCAAGTGAATTAATTAAAATTCCTCTCTTCCCACCAACAATGATAAATACCATAAAATGACAACAATGGGATGGGTGACATGCCTATGTAAAATATGTCACATTTATGTTACTATAATCTGTTTACTACACACTTAGTCTGTACTATGATGATACATTGAAATTAGTTTTCTCCGTGAAGGTAAATAAAATACAGGTGTTCTTATTGTAAATGTATTGTACAGATGATAACAGAAAAATGTCCAAATTTGGCTTAATTTGTTACTAATATCATGTTGTAATAGCTGTAATAGCAGATCAAATGCATTCATTATCTGCAAGGTGATACATGTTGAAATAAAGTcaaattcagtcaaaaatagtacttaataaagttaatatttcCTATTTTTCGCCACTTTAATTGACACAAAACTCTAACTCTCTTAATGTTATTCAaaaggcatttttaaatgatatttaattaaataccaatttaaaatgatttcattctATATGTTACATTTGATCAAAATAAAGGCGAACACGAAACTGGAGATTTTAGTTGCACAGATTTTTAATAATCTTATACAAATAAAATGGCTGCTTCAATTTATTGGCCACCTGGAGCTATTCTAG from Mercenaria mercenaria strain notata chromosome 2, MADL_Memer_1, whole genome shotgun sequence carries:
- the LOC123564454 gene encoding uncharacterized protein LOC123564454 isoform X3, with translation MDNVESSLPGGNAPAHWYDTWDRQTSQSFSNAAKGLRNAPGENNCFLNSAVQVFWHIDVFRRSYRRLSGHLCMGHSCIFCALKVIFTQFQYSDQASLQPSALRKALANTFAKQERFQLGHMDDAAECFENILNRIHYHIANSYNEDACNAPHCISHQKFAMTVFDQLVCPCGATSEPLKFYEMVHYISANALVSQSRTMQESGDILHPSRFGLLLRNAGAVGDIRDCPGNCGKRVQIRRTLLNIPDVVSIGLVWGSDKADPELAAEVTRTIGTTILYPDMFHSVMCNDASQLPRLHLTSVVCYYGKHYSTFIFHTKLQEWVYFDDATVRQVGKRWEQVVERIVKSRYQPLLLIYTNQNAQPVPTETAPSTRVMAPGYSMTPGKGQEDNKGQPNLPEKAQTDSQNSRRSGTPGFNRTDSNQSEKEPLERTSSFENRRQSSFMLAVTRQKNKEEAIYAVPHNNNKIMNSQKDISQCDPRPGYVKQNSVGYLADIPDGPEDSDSYNYTLSNSDQYRRPAINVSDPHKLPLTQNFSRTAEQQRKDSFKKGKGKVAGDVIRYHVDGSRRSSQSSESDMNSSISETTNGPHVSNSKPALPVKPKNVQTRSQSVEENMSNMTDRSNSSHKVVKPLPTSAPLYDNKDSVTRAHTPVQSGLATLPRSKKSGNLPNSNSNSSMPSSSSSSSLTSMSHTQPRAGSQQMAAPHQQYSYEGPPPPYTIHSNHPVHAGYQNCLTYQNIVENDMHSRQSSSSSILSSGTVVECPVSEIDSHTRQMSTASQDTLTDKPKEQKTKSKKKDKDDKKKDESKQKKDEKKTKSKKDKSSKNSNSDKPPPVPDKKQGDEGYSEERYYIDPRMVESVLSAQKLQRSGSCVSQASTSSIESDTYNRGRGVTPKDNLSTEIPFDAASLDSHKDSGYASSDRNSSSSTGSITMNPYEQYFLSRSMIPPKTINQQNIAENMRKLMDNGSGMNGLEYTQEKDLKSLVMNSNEYYGQNQTVGHCQQMNPNYPKSGSKDIMTLPKAERDQHLIDALSGRSKAGLPPQVPPKLPQGHPHQGQGPLQQSQGPHISERNNDKGMPQNVPDTVSQPVSKLPSSFREGNEQFIALCQKAEDFMDSCVLAETSEQYGSALGFCQQAIDHLKTAMKMPNLGQSLYITAQKKSNSCVIKFRSLQKRLMARQESNTSSNSSDSGINPDYRSRSGYFGQQKSQSHLQSQSNGSKPPSRSSSQNSMDSLSSSGRSATPVFDKVMRPSTSERVPPVEPHMPPAEYHNAYKDRSFETNIPDTNTNNADLYGTLPRRKTQKSQEHVRQCNNQKHEAEVYHDFLENQRRQCGNHSRTNSGARTPVNETSPSDYPNYPHHQGQFVSNNTYDGVSRNITGQSSGTNFGQNHGIKQIPVVPPKIGNQSQHTESQPDLRKLCEEPVNIPQRPLTPQVLCPDSNEGDEHRPVSVRALTSRFESATVSSDSKTDNQSVNCVQNVNSNSHSQLGPVNSVPVDPNGTSRVTLQRQRSKSESESLAQQPQRPKSVLAKKGKNSDRLNKPRKSVTFSEDICLVSAADGSFGIMGNGNQMTYAGYQGDDKVTSQISYRKNEETDSSTSDSPVEVIGEGACTLCHKQGVEIGQNYCAKCTYYMSRFTPR
- the LOC123564454 gene encoding uncharacterized protein LOC123564454 isoform X2, producing MDNVESSLPGGNAPAHWYDTWDRQTSQSFSNAAKGLRNAPGENNCFLNSAVQVFWHIDVFRRSYRRLSGHLCMGHSCIFCALKVIFTQFQYSDQASLQPSALRKALANTFAKQERFQLGHMDDAAECFENILNRIHYHIANSYNEDACNAPHCISHQKFAMTVFDQLVCPCGATSEPLKFYEMVHYISANALVSQSRTMQESGDILHPSRFGLLLRNAGAVGDIRDCPGNCGKRVQIRRTLLNIPDVVSIGLVWGSDKADPELAAEVTRTIGTTILYPDMFHSVMCNDASQLPRLHLTSVVCYYGKHYSTFIFHTKLQEWVYFDDATVRQVGKRWEQVVERIVKSRYQPLLLIYTNQNAQPVPTETAPSTRVMAPGYSMTPGKGQEDNKGQPNLPEKAQTDSQNSRRSGTPGFNRTDSNQSEKEPLERTSSFENRRQSSFMLAVTRQKNKEEAIYAVPHNNNKIMNSQKDISQCDPRPGYVKQNSVGYLADIPDGPEDSDSYNYTLSNSDQYRRPAINVSDPHKLPLTQNFSRTAEQQRKDSFKKGKGKVAGDVIRYHVDGSRRSSQSSESDMNSSISETTNGPHVSNSKPALPVKPKNVQTRSQSVEENMSNMTDRSNSSHKVVKPLPTSAPLYDNKDSVTRAHTPVQSGLATLPRSKKSGNLPNSNSNSSMPSSSSSSSLTSMSHTQPRAGSQQMAAPHQQYSYEGPPPPYTIHSNHPVHAGYQNCLTYQNIVENDMHSRQSSSSSILSSGTVVECPVSEIDSHTRQMSTASQDTLTDKPKEQKTKSKKKDKDDKKKDESKQKKDEKKTKSKKDKSSKNSNSDKPPPVPDKKQGDEGYSEERYYIDPRMVESVLSAQKLQRSGSCVSQASTSSIESDTYNRGRGVTPKDNLSTEIPFDAASLDSHKDSGYASSDRNSSSSTGSITMNPYEQYFLSRSMIPPKTINQQNIAENMRKLMDNGSGMNGLEYTQEKDLKSLVMNSNEYYGQNQTVGHCQQMNPNYPKSGSKDIMTLPKAERDQHLIDALSGRSKAGLPPQVPPKLPQGHPHQGQGPLQQSQGPHISERNNDKGMPQNVPDTVSQPVSKLPSSFREGNEQFIALCQKAEDFMDSCVLAETSEQYGSALGFCQQAIDHLKTAMKMPNLGQSLYITAQKKSNSCVIKFRSLQKRLMARQESNTSSNSSDSGINPDYRSRSGYFGQQKSQSHLQSQSNGSKPPSRSSSQNSMDSLSSSGRSATPVFDKVMRPSTSERVPPVEPHMPPAEYHNAYKDRSFETNIPDTNTNNADLYGTLPRRKTQKSQEHVRQCNNQKHEAEVYHDFLENQRRQCGNHSRTNSGARTPVNETSPSDYPNYPHHQGQFVSNNTYDGVSRNITGQSSGTNFGQNHGIKQIPVVPPKIGNQSQHTEVCYHSRSVALPVSTREPVSLMSTSQTTNSEHGYRNYQSIASDNNNGDFFKNPPVVRPGLYGTLPSHSQPDLRKLCEEPVNIPQRPLTPQVLCPDSNEGDEHRPVSVRALTSRFESATVSSDSKTDNQSVNCVQNVNSNSHSQLGPVNSVPVDPNGTSRVTLQRQRSKSESESLAQQPQRPKSVLAKKGKNSDRLNKPRKSVTFSEDICLVSAADGSFGIMGNGNQMTYAGYQGDDKVTSQISYRKNEETDSSTSDSPVEVIGEGACTLCHKQGVEIGQNYCAKCTYYMSRFTPR